From Strigops habroptila isolate Jane chromosome 10, bStrHab1.2.pri, whole genome shotgun sequence, one genomic window encodes:
- the CLDN20 gene encoding claudin-20 — protein MASASLQFFAFILALFGVFGDITATLLPNWKVNADVGSNIITAITQMQGLWMDCTWYSTGMFSCTLKYSVLSLPVYIQAARTTMVLSCILSAFGICITTVGMKCTKLGGDTDSKSHACFAGGVCFILAGIFGLVPTSWYTREIISNFLDQTVPESSKHEPGGAVYTGFISAGFLLIAGVIFCTSCFKKQQGAWIYPPKQHHFPSAEQDSNAGYNLKDYV, from the coding sequence ATGGCATCAGCAAGTCTgcagttctttgcttttattctggctttgtttggtgtttttggAGATATCACAGCCACCTTGCTACCAAACTGGAAGGTAAATGCAGATGTTGGTTCGAATATCATAACAGCTATAACACAGATGCAAGGACTTTGGATGGACTGCACATGGTACAGCACCGGGATGTTTAGCTGTACCCTAAAATACTCCGTTCTCTCCCTCCCCGTCTACATCCAGGCTGCACGGACCACCATGGTACTGTCATGTATCCTATCAGCCTTTGGGATCTGCATCACTACAGTTGGAATGAAGTGCACaaagttgggaggggacactgACAGCAAAAGTCACGCTTGTTTTGCTGGAGGGGTCTGCTTCATTCTTGCAGGAATTTTTGGATTAGTACCAACATCCTGGTAtacaagagaaataatttcaaattttctgGACCAGACTGTTCCAGAGAGCAGTAAACATGAACCAGGAGGAGCGGTTTACACAGGATTTATTTCAGCAGGGTTTCTGCTTATCGCAGGTGTTATCTTCTGcacttcatgttttaaaaagcagcaaggagCATGGATTTACCCTCCAAAGCAGCACCATTTCCcatctgcagagcaggacagcAACGCAGGTTACAACCTGAAGGACTATGTGTAA